Proteins from a single region of Rhodovibrio salinarum DSM 9154:
- a CDS encoding magnesium chelatase subunit H, which yields MMPKRTSAHNSTPLRVVIVTLDTHLASATEQACRQLQQRELPGLELNLHAATEWNRDPDALERCREDIAQGDIVIASMLFMEDHIQAVLPDLQARRDTCDAMICAMSAGEVIKLTRIGQFDMSGEQSAPIKLLKRLKGSKKPGSGSSGSKQMAMLRRVPKMLRYIPGTAQDVRAYFLTLQYMLAGSTENVANMVRFLVNRYAAGTRAPLAGTLAAPAPREYPDVGVYHPRMKDRIASDAGHLPRLSGAKARVGVLLMRSYVLANNAQHYDGVIQALEARGLEVVPAFASGLDNRPAVETFFMKDGQPTVDAVVSLTGFSLVGGPAYNDAGAAEAMLEQLDVPYIAAHAVEFQTMEAWKASENGLMPVEATMMVAIPELDGATGSMVFGGRSINADDGQLRDMHVHPERANMLARRVDKQVQLRKSARKDRKLAIALFNFPPNAGATGTAAFLSVFESLHRTLGELKQAGYTVDVPETVDELRAAIVQGNAEQFGALANVHHRTPVDQHVKRETWLKDIEAAWGPAPGRQNADGRHLFVMGAQFGNVFVGVQPGFGYEGDPMRLLFEKGFAPTHDFSNFYRYIKEDFGAHAVLHFGTHGALEFMPGKQTGLSNDCWPDRLIGDLPNFYLYAANNPSEGMLAKRRGAATLISYMTPPLARAGLYKDLLDLKHSIERYRALPPQQQDERDQLTELIQAQAIKLDLADEDAATWTGATAEENIYQLHEDVRELENTLIPYGLHTLGEAPTPAQRVEMLTAMVESDAEADGKTSLPYATIEALVEGQSPEQALQAGGRKRDASALDRARELQGIDRQLKTQTETQAILHALDGGFIPPAPGGDFLRKPSVLPTGRNIHGFDPFRLPSAFAMHEGRRQSDQLIERYRADGNGYPESIALVLWGTDNLKNEGAPIAQALSLMGAEPRFDSYGRLAGAKLSDLDTLGRPRIDVVMTLSGIFRDLLPMQTKLLAEAAYLAAQADEAPEWNFVRKHALAYMQQEGVDLETAALRVFSNAEGAYGSNVNQLVENGRWNDEDELADAYTKRKCFAYGVSGSPMKRPALLNRMLGDVQMAYQNLDSTEVGVTSIGYYFDTLGSISRAAGKAQRENGQAAAGNAGKNGEIPVYVGDHTTGKGKVRTIGEQVGLETRTRSLNPKWYEGMLESGYEGVRQIEQQITNTMGWSATTGQVQPWVYDRLTQTFVLDDEMRERLAQLNPAASARMANRLIEAHERNYWTPDDATLEALRRFGEELEDRLEGIDEAAA from the coding sequence ATGATGCCAAAGCGCACTTCGGCTCATAACAGCACGCCCCTGCGCGTGGTCATCGTGACGCTGGATACGCATCTGGCGAGCGCGACCGAACAGGCGTGCCGTCAGTTACAGCAGCGCGAGCTGCCGGGTCTGGAGCTGAACCTGCACGCGGCTACCGAGTGGAATCGCGATCCCGACGCCCTTGAACGCTGCCGCGAGGACATCGCGCAGGGCGACATCGTCATCGCCTCGATGCTGTTCATGGAAGACCACATCCAGGCGGTCCTGCCCGACCTGCAAGCCCGGCGCGACACCTGCGATGCGATGATCTGCGCGATGAGCGCGGGCGAGGTCATCAAGCTGACCCGGATCGGCCAGTTCGATATGAGCGGCGAGCAGTCCGCGCCGATCAAGCTGCTCAAGCGCCTCAAGGGATCTAAGAAGCCAGGCAGTGGCAGTTCCGGCAGCAAGCAGATGGCGATGCTGCGCCGGGTGCCGAAGATGCTGCGCTACATCCCAGGCACCGCCCAGGACGTGCGCGCCTATTTCCTGACCCTGCAGTACATGCTGGCGGGCTCCACCGAGAACGTCGCCAACATGGTGCGCTTCCTGGTCAACCGCTACGCCGCCGGTACGCGTGCGCCGCTTGCCGGCACCCTGGCCGCGCCAGCGCCGCGCGAATATCCGGACGTCGGCGTCTACCACCCGCGGATGAAGGACCGGATCGCCAGCGACGCCGGCCACCTGCCCCGCCTGTCAGGCGCAAAGGCACGCGTCGGCGTGCTCCTGATGCGCTCCTACGTGCTGGCCAATAACGCGCAGCACTATGACGGCGTGATCCAGGCGCTGGAGGCGCGCGGCCTGGAGGTCGTGCCCGCCTTCGCAAGCGGCCTGGACAACCGGCCGGCGGTCGAGACCTTCTTCATGAAGGACGGCCAACCGACGGTCGACGCCGTGGTCTCGCTGACCGGCTTCTCGCTGGTTGGTGGCCCGGCGTACAACGACGCCGGCGCGGCCGAGGCGATGCTGGAGCAGCTCGACGTGCCCTACATCGCCGCGCACGCCGTGGAGTTCCAGACGATGGAGGCCTGGAAGGCCTCCGAGAACGGCCTGATGCCGGTCGAGGCCACGATGATGGTCGCGATTCCGGAACTGGATGGTGCCACCGGCTCGATGGTGTTCGGGGGCCGGTCGATCAATGCCGACGACGGCCAGCTGCGCGACATGCACGTTCATCCCGAACGCGCCAACATGTTGGCGCGACGGGTCGATAAGCAGGTCCAGCTGCGCAAGTCGGCGCGCAAGGACCGCAAGCTCGCGATCGCGCTGTTCAACTTCCCGCCGAACGCAGGCGCGACCGGCACGGCGGCCTTCCTGTCCGTGTTCGAGAGCCTGCACCGCACGTTGGGCGAGTTGAAGCAAGCCGGCTACACGGTTGACGTGCCCGAGACGGTCGACGAGCTGCGCGCGGCGATCGTCCAAGGCAACGCCGAGCAGTTCGGTGCACTCGCCAACGTCCACCACCGCACCCCGGTCGATCAGCACGTCAAGCGGGAGACCTGGCTGAAGGACATCGAGGCCGCCTGGGGCCCGGCGCCGGGTCGGCAGAACGCCGACGGCCGGCACCTGTTCGTCATGGGCGCACAGTTCGGCAACGTCTTCGTCGGCGTACAGCCCGGCTTTGGCTACGAGGGCGACCCGATGCGCCTGCTGTTCGAGAAGGGGTTCGCGCCGACCCACGACTTCTCCAACTTCTACCGCTACATCAAGGAAGACTTCGGCGCGCACGCGGTGCTGCACTTCGGCACCCACGGCGCGCTCGAGTTCATGCCCGGCAAGCAGACCGGCCTGTCGAACGACTGCTGGCCGGACCGGCTGATCGGCGATCTGCCGAACTTCTATCTCTATGCCGCCAACAACCCATCCGAGGGCATGCTGGCCAAGCGGCGCGGCGCCGCCACGCTGATCAGCTACATGACCCCGCCGCTGGCGCGCGCGGGTCTCTACAAGGACCTGCTCGACCTCAAGCACTCGATCGAGCGCTACCGCGCCCTGCCGCCGCAGCAACAGGACGAGCGAGATCAGCTGACCGAGCTGATTCAGGCGCAGGCGATCAAACTCGATCTGGCGGACGAAGACGCGGCTACCTGGACCGGGGCAACGGCCGAGGAGAACATCTACCAGCTGCACGAAGACGTGCGCGAACTCGAGAACACGCTGATCCCCTATGGTCTGCACACCCTCGGCGAGGCTCCCACGCCGGCGCAGCGGGTCGAGATGCTGACCGCCATGGTGGAGAGCGACGCCGAGGCGGACGGCAAGACCTCCCTGCCCTACGCCACGATCGAGGCACTGGTCGAAGGCCAGAGCCCCGAGCAAGCGCTCCAGGCCGGGGGCCGCAAGCGCGACGCGTCGGCCCTGGACCGCGCGCGCGAGCTGCAGGGGATCGACCGTCAACTGAAGACGCAAACGGAAACGCAGGCGATCCTGCACGCGCTCGACGGCGGCTTTATCCCACCGGCCCCGGGCGGCGACTTCCTGCGCAAGCCGAGCGTTCTGCCGACCGGGCGCAACATTCACGGCTTCGACCCCTTCCGCCTGCCCAGCGCGTTCGCCATGCACGAGGGCCGGCGCCAGAGCGATCAACTGATCGAGCGCTACCGTGCCGATGGCAACGGCTATCCGGAATCGATCGCGCTGGTGCTCTGGGGCACCGACAACCTGAAGAACGAGGGGGCGCCGATCGCCCAGGCGCTCAGCCTGATGGGGGCGGAGCCGCGGTTCGACAGCTACGGCCGGCTGGCCGGCGCGAAGTTGAGCGACCTGGATACGCTGGGCCGGCCGCGGATCGACGTCGTTATGACGCTGTCCGGCATCTTCCGTGACCTCCTGCCGATGCAGACCAAGCTACTGGCCGAGGCGGCCTACCTCGCCGCACAAGCGGACGAGGCGCCGGAATGGAACTTCGTGCGCAAGCACGCGCTCGCCTACATGCAGCAGGAGGGGGTCGATCTGGAGACCGCCGCGCTGCGGGTGTTCTCGAACGCCGAGGGCGCCTACGGCTCCAACGTCAACCAACTGGTCGAAAACGGCCGCTGGAACGACGAGGACGAGCTGGCCGACGCCTACACCAAGCGCAAGTGCTTCGCCTATGGCGTCTCTGGCAGCCCGATGAAGCGCCCTGCGCTGCTGAACCGCATGCTGGGCGACGTCCAGATGGCTTACCAGAACCTCGACTCGACCGAAGTCGGCGTGACCTCGATCGGCTACTACTTCGACACGTTGGGCTCGATCAGCCGCGCCGCCGGCAAGGCGCAACGCGAAAACGGCCAGGCCGCGGCCGGGAACGCCGGCAAGAACGGCGAAATTCCGGTTTACGTCGGCGACCACACCACCGGCAAAGGCAAGGTGCGGACGATCGGCGAACAAGTCGGTCTGGAGACCCGCACCCGCAGCCTGAACCCGAAGTGGTACGAAGGCATGCTGGAAAGCGGCTACGAGGGCGTGCGCCAGATCGAGCAGCAGATCACCAACACCATGGGGTGGTCGGCGACGACCGGCCAGGTGCAACCCTGGGTGTACGACCGCCTGACCCAGACGTTCGTGCTCGACGACGAGATGCGCGAACGCCTGGCGCAGCTCAACCCGGCCGCGTCCGCGCGCATGGCCAACCGACTGATCGAGGCGCACGAGCGCAACTACTGGACCCCGGACGACGCGACGCTGGAGGCCCTGCGGCGCTTCGGCGAGGAGCTCGAGGACCGGCTCGAGGGCATCGACGAAGCCGCGGCCTAA
- the bchL gene encoding ferredoxin:protochlorophyllide reductase (ATP-dependent) iron-sulfur ATP-binding protein — MSTLTARRSGPTRGDGDGSVQVKLDPRDEIQGAQVFAVYGKGGIGKSTTSSNLSAAFSHLGKRVLQIGCDPKHDSTFTLTGKLVPTVIDVLQSVDFHPEELRLEDFVYEGYNGVMCVEAGGPPAGTGCGGYVVGQTVKLLKEHHLLEDTDVVIFDVLGDVVCGGFAAPLQHAERALIVTANDFDSIFAMNRIVGAIQAKSKNYKVRLGGAICNRSHGTDQLDLYNEAAGLKTMAQIKDYDVIRRSRLKKRTLFEMEGEDAEAIQQDYLQLAQKLLSGSEALEAKPLKDREIFDLLGFE; from the coding sequence ATGAGCACACTCACCGCGCGACGCAGCGGACCGACCCGGGGTGACGGCGACGGCAGCGTCCAGGTCAAGCTGGACCCGCGCGACGAGATTCAGGGGGCGCAGGTCTTCGCGGTCTACGGCAAGGGCGGCATCGGCAAGTCGACCACCTCGTCGAACCTCTCCGCGGCCTTCTCGCACCTCGGCAAGCGGGTTCTCCAGATCGGTTGCGATCCCAAGCACGACAGCACCTTCACGCTGACCGGCAAGCTGGTCCCGACGGTGATCGACGTGCTGCAGTCGGTCGATTTCCATCCCGAGGAGCTACGCCTCGAAGACTTCGTCTACGAGGGCTACAATGGCGTGATGTGCGTCGAGGCCGGCGGACCGCCGGCCGGTACCGGCTGCGGCGGCTATGTGGTCGGCCAGACGGTCAAGCTACTCAAAGAACACCACCTGCTGGAAGACACCGACGTGGTGATCTTCGACGTGCTGGGCGACGTCGTCTGCGGCGGCTTCGCCGCGCCGCTGCAACACGCCGAGCGGGCGTTGATTGTCACCGCCAACGACTTCGACAGCATCTTCGCGATGAACCGGATCGTCGGCGCCATCCAGGCGAAGTCGAAGAACTACAAGGTCCGGCTCGGCGGGGCGATCTGCAACCGCTCGCACGGCACCGATCAGCTTGACCTCTACAACGAAGCGGCCGGGCTGAAGACGATGGCGCAGATCAAGGACTACGACGTCATCCGCCGCAGCCGGCTGAAGAAACGCACGCTGTTCGAGATGGAGGGCGAGGACGCCGAGGCGATCCAGCAGGACTACCTGCAACTTGCCCAGAAGCTCTTGAGCGGCAGCGAGGCGCTGGAGGCCAAGCCGCTCAAGGACCGGGAAATCTTCGACCTGCTCGGCTTCGAGTAA
- the bchM gene encoding magnesium protoporphyrin IX methyltransferase: MTQTSYQQRRSQLAEYFDRTAATAWQRLTSDAPVSRIRATVREGRAQMRETLLDWMPADLTGRRLLDAGCGTGMLSVEAARRGAEVVAVDISPTLVDLGRQRHAEAVEAGHAKPGAVDFRVGDMTDQELGTFDHVVAMDSIIHYKPDDMVAMIANLAAMAERQLLVTFAPRTLPLTLMHLSGQLFPRGDKSPAIEPIRETKLKKLMARAPRLQGWQPGRTQRIGHFFYTSQALEVLPR, translated from the coding sequence ATGACCCAAACCAGCTACCAGCAACGCCGCAGCCAGCTCGCGGAGTACTTCGACCGTACCGCGGCGACGGCTTGGCAGCGCCTGACCTCCGACGCCCCGGTGAGCCGCATTCGCGCCACCGTGCGGGAGGGGCGTGCGCAGATGCGGGAAACGCTGCTGGACTGGATGCCCGCCGACCTGACCGGCCGCCGCTTGCTGGATGCCGGCTGCGGCACCGGTATGCTGTCGGTCGAGGCCGCGCGCCGCGGCGCCGAGGTGGTTGCGGTCGATATCTCGCCCACGCTGGTGGACCTCGGCCGACAGCGCCATGCCGAAGCGGTGGAAGCCGGCCACGCCAAGCCGGGCGCCGTCGACTTCCGGGTCGGCGATATGACCGATCAGGAGCTTGGCACCTTCGATCATGTCGTCGCGATGGACTCGATCATCCACTACAAGCCCGATGACATGGTGGCGATGATCGCCAACCTGGCGGCGATGGCCGAGCGCCAGCTGCTGGTGACCTTCGCGCCGCGCACCCTGCCGCTTACGCTCATGCACCTGAGTGGCCAGTTGTTCCCGCGCGGCGACAAGTCGCCCGCGATCGAGCCGATCCGCGAGACCAAGCTGAAAAAGCTGATGGCGCGCGCGCCGCGTCTGCAAGGCTGGCAGCCCGGGCGCACGCAACGGATCGGCCACTTCTTCTACACCTCCCAAGCGCTGGAGGTGTTGCCGCGATGA
- a CDS encoding BCD family MFS transporter, translated as MKKLNAQLAQGWQQLGPRFLPFADAASAELPLGRLLRLSLFQVSVGMAVVLLTGTLNRVMILELDVPAWLVSLMVALPVVFAPFRALVGFRSDTHKSVLGWRRVPYIWIGTMLQFGGLAIMPFALLVLSGDTVQTVPPWVGQGAAGIAFLLVGAGLHTTQTAGLALATDVAPADKRPRVVALLYVMLLVGMVAAALSFGVLLAEFDQMKLIQVIQGAAAVTIIFNSIALWKQEARNKELTAPDRDRPSFTEAWRTFRGQGRTLRLLTAVGLGTAGFSMQDVLLEPYGGQVLGLSVSETTLLTAMLAGGMLIGFMLAAQQLNRGRNHHRLAAVGVLIGLVAFSLVIFAAPLGSATMFRAGAVLIGLGGGLFGVSTLTAVMEMAEGSESGIALGAWGAVQATAMGCAIALGGAVRDVVNGFALSGALGPAMNQASTGYGVVYHLEILLLFATLVAVGPLVRSTQRSNEKTSQRKFGLAEFPG; from the coding sequence ATGAAGAAACTGAACGCCCAACTCGCGCAGGGCTGGCAGCAACTCGGACCGCGGTTCCTCCCCTTCGCGGATGCCGCGTCGGCGGAACTGCCGCTCGGCCGGCTACTGCGCCTGTCGCTGTTCCAGGTCTCGGTCGGCATGGCCGTGGTGCTGCTGACCGGTACGCTGAACCGCGTGATGATTCTGGAACTGGACGTGCCGGCCTGGCTGGTTTCGCTGATGGTGGCACTGCCGGTTGTGTTCGCGCCGTTCCGCGCCCTGGTCGGCTTCCGCTCCGACACCCATAAGTCGGTGCTCGGTTGGCGGCGCGTGCCGTATATCTGGATCGGCACGATGCTACAGTTCGGCGGCTTGGCGATCATGCCGTTTGCGCTGCTGGTGCTCTCGGGCGATACGGTGCAGACGGTGCCGCCATGGGTCGGCCAGGGCGCCGCCGGCATCGCCTTCCTGCTGGTCGGCGCCGGACTGCACACGACGCAGACCGCCGGCCTGGCGCTCGCGACCGACGTGGCCCCGGCGGACAAGCGCCCGCGTGTGGTCGCGCTGCTGTACGTCATGCTGCTGGTCGGCATGGTCGCCGCCGCGCTCTCGTTCGGCGTACTGCTCGCCGAGTTCGACCAGATGAAACTGATCCAGGTGATCCAGGGCGCCGCCGCCGTCACGATCATCTTCAACAGCATCGCGCTGTGGAAACAGGAAGCCCGGAACAAGGAACTGACCGCGCCGGATCGCGATCGTCCCAGCTTCACCGAAGCGTGGCGCACGTTCCGGGGTCAGGGCCGCACGCTGCGCCTGCTGACGGCCGTCGGCCTAGGGACCGCCGGCTTTTCCATGCAGGACGTCCTCCTGGAGCCCTACGGCGGTCAGGTGCTGGGCCTCAGCGTGAGCGAGACCACGCTGCTCACCGCCATGTTGGCAGGCGGTATGCTGATCGGCTTCATGCTGGCCGCCCAACAGCTCAACCGGGGCCGGAACCATCACCGGCTGGCGGCGGTCGGCGTGCTGATCGGTCTCGTCGCCTTTTCCCTGGTGATCTTCGCGGCACCGCTCGGCTCGGCCACGATGTTTCGGGCTGGCGCGGTGCTGATCGGCCTGGGCGGCGGGCTGTTTGGCGTCTCAACGCTCACGGCCGTCATGGAGATGGCCGAGGGCAGCGAAAGCGGGATCGCACTGGGCGCCTGGGGGGCCGTGCAGGCTACCGCAATGGGCTGCGCGATCGCGCTGGGCGGCGCTGTGCGGGATGTGGTCAACGGCTTCGCGCTGTCCGGGGCGCTGGGCCCGGCGATGAACCAGGCCAGCACCGGCTACGGGGTCGTTTACCACCTGGAGATCTTGCTGCTGTTCGCGACCCTGGTCGCGGTCGGACCGCTGGTGCGTTCCACTCAGCGGTCAAACGAGAAGACGTCGCAACGGAAGTTCGGTCTGGCCGAGTTCCCCGGCTAG
- the puhA gene encoding photosynthetic reaction center subunit H has translation MPFGAITEYMDVAQIVLYVFWIFFAGLIIYIRREDKREGYPLESDRIENTNRIVLQGWPSIPKPKRFLLPDGSAYFAPDFKRDERPVPAEPAGNFPGAPLIPTGDPLKDQIGAAAYAERHDTPELTWHGEAKIVPISQAEGWKVIDSDPDPRGMDVYCADGETAGTVKEIWVDKPESIIRYLEVDCGTAQAAKSVLVPFFLTKVKGNARKKWIDVKAVTASQFKDAPTVKDNTQITRLEEDKIMGYFGGGHLHAMPHRAEPLL, from the coding sequence ATGCCCTTTGGCGCCATTACCGAATATATGGACGTGGCACAGATCGTGCTTTACGTCTTCTGGATTTTCTTCGCAGGCCTGATCATCTACATCCGCCGCGAAGACAAGCGGGAAGGTTATCCACTGGAATCCGACCGCATCGAGAACACCAACCGCATCGTTTTGCAAGGCTGGCCGTCGATCCCCAAGCCCAAGCGTTTCCTGCTCCCCGACGGCAGCGCCTACTTCGCGCCCGACTTTAAGCGCGACGAGCGTCCGGTGCCGGCCGAGCCGGCGGGCAATTTCCCCGGCGCCCCGCTGATCCCGACCGGCGATCCGCTCAAGGACCAGATCGGTGCGGCCGCCTACGCCGAGCGACACGATACGCCCGAGCTGACTTGGCACGGCGAGGCGAAGATCGTGCCGATCAGCCAGGCCGAGGGCTGGAAGGTGATCGACAGCGACCCCGACCCGCGCGGCATGGACGTCTACTGCGCCGATGGCGAAACGGCCGGCACGGTGAAGGAAATCTGGGTCGACAAGCCGGAATCGATCATCCGTTACCTTGAGGTCGATTGCGGCACCGCCCAGGCGGCCAAAAGCGTTCTGGTTCCCTTCTTCCTGACCAAGGTCAAGGGCAACGCCCGGAAGAAGTGGATCGACGTGAAGGCGGTTACCGCCAGCCAGTTCAAGGACGCACCGACGGTGAAGGACAACACCCAGATCACGCGCCTGGAAGAGGACAAGATCATGGGCTACTTCGGCGGTGGTCACCTGCATGCCATGCCGCACCGCGCGGAGCCGCTCTTATGA
- the puhB gene encoding photosynthetic complex putative assembly protein PuhB, protein MSHDDFDFEPIPGLPKRPPEGEEILWQGAPSARSLGRFLFNLRLIALYFGILAAWGAATAISDGRGILDAATSVIWLAVLGIGAIALFQGFAWLVARTTVYTITNRRVVMRIGVALPITYNVPFRVIDTASLKEHKGGAGNISLQLREGNNIAYLRLWPHVRPWHFKQAEPTLREVPNARHVAEILANALQRFVNQPSGAAETPDQTSTTGGNADQDDRQMPHMAQQQVRVSAAE, encoded by the coding sequence ATGAGCCATGACGATTTCGATTTCGAGCCGATCCCGGGTCTGCCGAAGCGTCCGCCAGAGGGTGAAGAGATCCTCTGGCAGGGCGCCCCGAGCGCCCGGAGCCTGGGACGCTTTCTGTTCAATCTCAGGCTGATCGCGCTCTATTTCGGAATCCTGGCGGCTTGGGGCGCGGCCACGGCGATCTCCGACGGTCGCGGCATCCTCGATGCCGCGACCTCGGTGATCTGGCTGGCCGTCCTCGGGATTGGTGCGATCGCTCTGTTTCAGGGCTTCGCCTGGCTGGTCGCCCGCACCACCGTCTACACCATCACCAACCGGCGGGTGGTGATGCGCATCGGCGTGGCCTTGCCGATCACCTACAACGTCCCGTTCAGGGTGATCGACACCGCCAGCCTCAAAGAGCATAAGGGCGGCGCAGGCAACATCAGCCTGCAGCTGCGCGAAGGCAACAACATCGCCTACCTGCGCCTGTGGCCGCACGTCCGGCCCTGGCACTTCAAGCAGGCCGAGCCGACCTTGCGCGAGGTACCGAACGCACGGCACGTTGCAGAGATCTTGGCAAATGCGTTGCAGCGCTTCGTCAACCAGCCAAGCGGCGCGGCCGAAACGCCCGACCAGACGTCGACGACCGGTGGCAACGCGGATCAAGATGATCGGCAGATGCCGCACATGGCCCAACAGCAGGTGCGCGTCTCGGCGGCCGAATAG
- the puhC gene encoding photosynthetic complex assembly protein PuhC — MSDNRGVVPRKAIIGAGLILAITMAFAAYGSITGLNLPGEPDSEPRTSVPIRVDDRPDGSVAVYDADTNELIDTVAPGENGFIRGAMRALARQRQMQNIGAKPPFKLTLWENGRLSLKDMATGERIFLEAYGTTNRDAFAALLVTATKQRERQ, encoded by the coding sequence ATGAGCGACAACCGTGGTGTGGTTCCGCGCAAGGCGATCATTGGCGCTGGCCTGATTCTGGCGATCACGATGGCGTTCGCTGCTTACGGCAGCATCACCGGTTTGAACCTGCCCGGCGAGCCGGACAGCGAACCGCGGACCAGCGTGCCAATCCGAGTCGACGACCGGCCGGATGGGTCGGTCGCCGTCTACGACGCCGATACCAATGAACTGATCGATACGGTCGCCCCGGGCGAAAACGGGTTCATTCGCGGCGCCATGCGCGCGCTCGCCCGCCAGCGGCAAATGCAGAACATCGGCGCCAAGCCCCCCTTCAAGCTGACGCTTTGGGAGAACGGCCGGCTGTCGCTGAAGGACATGGCGACTGGCGAACGGATTTTCCTGGAAGCCTATGGCACAACGAACCGCGACGCCTTCGCAGCCCTACTGGTCACCGCGACCAAGCAACGCGAACGGCAATAG
- the puhE gene encoding putative photosynthetic complex assembly protein PuhE, translating to MDAYLWPALFALFLWWFSTGAVIYLDGLPRPTFKWSMLGASVVLVAALFGIGATANDTTLSGAYCAFASGLLVWGWIELSFYTGYVTGPRTHPCPEGCRGWKHFGHAIMTSLWHELAILAGAAIVLAVTWDQPNKVGLWTFVVLWWMHQSAKLNVFLGVRNVTEEFVPEHLTFLRSFLTKRTSMNLLFPVSVTVSTVVCVYLVDAAVAPGASTFDAAGYSFLATLMTLAILEHWFLMLPLPAQKLWSWGLKSRPEGQPFEVDVVAGFLGAGKTTYLRRALASVDPNVPTVALINDFGELGVDASLLYGRGADVVELPNGCICCSLRQDLAQQLREALATYRPQRILIEPSGIADVASLLGVLEEADIKPLLRTLRLTTVVDAGAFLRDYAQLPEHFETQARLTPLFVVNKIDTVNEGELQTVYDTLRALNPRAGIIKATYGQTENGTPDGNSLALLSADTTKALDSQHTAHHVHDGAHVAPDVDPGQQQNSEDAGNDETPPTHVNALGLDTWSARLTGACDPQSLRAVLDAVASGAFGDVARVKGIARAGAGWVHFDMAGGRSSVAAFAPHRDDEPRVVAIGREVDGDRLKAAFEACRTPIVGTC from the coding sequence ATGGACGCCTACCTCTGGCCAGCGCTGTTCGCCCTGTTCCTCTGGTGGTTCTCCACCGGAGCGGTGATCTATCTGGACGGCCTCCCCCGGCCAACCTTCAAGTGGAGCATGCTGGGAGCATCCGTCGTGCTGGTCGCCGCCCTGTTCGGCATCGGCGCGACGGCAAACGACACGACCCTGAGCGGCGCGTACTGCGCGTTTGCCAGCGGCCTGCTGGTCTGGGGATGGATCGAGCTCAGCTTCTACACCGGCTACGTCACCGGGCCACGCACACACCCCTGTCCCGAGGGCTGCCGAGGCTGGAAGCACTTCGGCCACGCGATCATGACCAGCCTGTGGCACGAACTGGCCATCCTGGCGGGGGCGGCGATCGTGCTGGCGGTCACCTGGGACCAGCCGAACAAGGTCGGTCTGTGGACCTTCGTCGTGCTCTGGTGGATGCACCAGAGCGCGAAGCTCAACGTGTTCCTCGGCGTGCGCAACGTCACCGAGGAGTTCGTTCCGGAACATCTCACCTTCCTGCGCTCCTTCCTGACCAAGCGCACCTCGATGAACCTGCTGTTCCCGGTCTCGGTAACGGTGTCGACGGTGGTGTGCGTCTACCTAGTCGACGCCGCCGTGGCGCCGGGGGCCAGCACGTTCGACGCGGCTGGCTACAGCTTTCTTGCGACCTTGATGACGCTGGCGATCCTGGAGCACTGGTTTCTGATGCTCCCCCTGCCCGCCCAGAAGCTATGGAGCTGGGGCCTGAAGTCGCGTCCCGAGGGACAGCCGTTCGAGGTCGACGTGGTCGCAGGGTTCCTGGGCGCGGGTAAGACCACGTACCTGCGCCGCGCCCTCGCATCGGTCGATCCGAATGTCCCGACCGTGGCGCTGATCAACGACTTCGGTGAGTTGGGGGTCGATGCGTCGCTGCTGTACGGACGTGGCGCGGATGTGGTCGAGCTGCCAAACGGCTGCATCTGCTGCTCGCTCCGCCAAGACCTCGCCCAGCAGCTGCGCGAGGCGCTCGCAACCTACCGGCCGCAACGCATCCTGATCGAGCCGAGCGGAATTGCCGACGTCGCCAGCCTGCTGGGTGTCCTGGAAGAGGCCGACATCAAACCGTTGCTGCGCACCCTGCGCCTGACCACGGTGGTCGACGCGGGCGCTTTCCTGCGCGATTACGCTCAGCTGCCCGAGCATTTCGAGACACAGGCCCGCCTGACGCCGCTGTTCGTGGTCAACAAGATCGATACGGTGAACGAGGGTGAGCTGCAGACCGTCTACGATACGCTGCGCGCCCTGAACCCGCGGGCGGGGATCATCAAGGCAACCTACGGTCAGACGGAAAACGGTACGCCGGACGGCAACAGCCTTGCTCTCCTGTCCGCCGACACCACCAAGGCGCTGGACAGCCAACATACTGCGCACCATGTCCACGACGGCGCCCACGTCGCACCGGATGTCGACCCGGGGCAGCAGCAGAACAGCGAAGACGCGGGCAATGACGAGACGCCCCCCACGCACGTCAACGCACTCGGTCTCGACACCTGGAGCGCACGCTTGACCGGCGCCTGCGATCCGCAGAGCCTGCGGGCGGTGCTGGATGCGGTGGCTTCCGGTGCGTTCGGCGATGTCGCGCGGGTCAAGGGAATCGCCCGCGCGGGGGCCGGCTGGGTGCATTTCGACATGGCCGGGGGACGGTCGTCCGTCGCCGCCTTCGCGCCGCACCGGGACGACGAGCCCCGCGTGGTCGCAATCGGCCGGGAAGTCGACGGCGACCGCTTGAAGGCGGCGTTCGAAGCGTGCCGAACCCCGATCGTGGGGACCTGCTAG